ACCGTCCTGATTCTATAAATGCACCTATTGGGTTTGCTCCGCCAATCATCACAATACCCTGATAATTTGTTGTGATGGGGACGCCAAACATGGATCTGTTTGGATTTCCGACATCCAGAATGCCGGTAAAACCAACTGCCCCAAACTGGTCGAGAAGTTCAAAGAGGAGCGGCTCTGCTTCCATATGGGATTCACGTATATTTGCAAGGATACTGCCCTTCCCTGAATGGATTACTTCCCGGATGGCAGTTGATCCCTGGTCGATCATCACCTGCGTCGGATCAATCGTTGTTGCATCATATCGTATCAGGGACGTAAACCTGCGTGGGCTGTGATCCCTGATCTCCAAGAGGCCGCCCCCGATTGGATTTATCGGGATTCCATTTCTCAGTAGTATCGCGTCAAGCGTGATGCTGCACATTGTTACAATACCATAGTGACCTTTTGGTATTGTTCTCCCCCCAATCTGTTCACCCGGTTCGGCAATGAGCATTCTGTCACTTACGCAGATGCCTGCAGTATACGATTGATGAATAATTTCAACGGCATAATCCCGATCTTCTTCTTTAATCAGGGTGAGATTGAAGATCACCTTGCCCATCTCGGTTGATGGATCGTATGTTACCTGAAGTGCATACTCATCGATGCGATGATTGACAAATTTAAGTTGTTTCATAGTATTTCCCTCTGGTTGATACCGGGAGATTCAAATATTGTGGTACGGTATCGCATAGTCCAGAAATCATATGCAGTTCCTAATTAGGATTTGTATATATAAAAAGAGGTTATTTGTGGATTCGTTCTGATTTTTTCTGGGAGAGTTTCTCTATGATATTGAGATCCGTAATGTCATTTTCGATAATGAGTCTGCCGGTTTCTGCTGCATGGTTGACAAATCCCGCTCCTACGGGTGTCCTGATAATGACGGTGGTTTCGCCGTTGGGGCTTCCGATGGAACCGGCCGAAATATCTGAATCAACTGCTGTCAAATCA
Above is a window of Methanogenium organophilum DNA encoding:
- a CDS encoding DUF128 domain-containing protein; the encoded protein is MKQLKFVNHRIDEYALQVTYDPSTEMGKVIFNLTLIKEEDRDYAVEIIHQSYTAGICVSDRMLIAEPGEQIGGRTIPKGHYGIVTMCSITLDAILLRNGIPINPIGGGLLEIRDHSPRRFTSLIRYDATTIDPTQVMIDQGSTAIREVIHSGKGSILANIRESHMEAEPLLFELLDQFGAVGFTGILDVGNPNRSMFGVPITTNYQGIVMIGGANPIGAFIESGRWADTTAMKGLISASRLVHIDEIE